The Anaerobranca gottschalkii DSM 13577 genome includes the window TATCGGGATTTTTGCTGTCTTCTTTTCTAGGATTGGCAATTTTATCGGCTTTATAAAAACTTAAGGGGGTAATTTAACAGCTAACAAAACATTATAGAAATTTACGCAATATTCTTGAATTTATATAATTTTTATATTATGATAAATTCAAGAGGTGATGATAATGAAATATTATAACATAGGGAAATTTGCAAAACTTATAGGTAAAAATCCTCAAACATTGAGAGAATGGGATAAAAAAGGTAAAAGGGCAAATAAAGTAAAGAAAATGATTAAGGAGCTGGTAGAAGATGATAAAGACCTATAAAGTAATGCTTCTACCTAACAACAAACAAAAAACTAAACTAAAGGAATGTGCAGGAGTAGCAAGATGGGCATATAATTGGGCTTTAGCTACAGAACAAGAGAATTATAATAACGGTGGTAAATTTTTAAATGATAGAGAACTTAGGAAAAGATTAACTGAGCTAAAAAAGACAAAAGAATACTCATGGCTTAATGACTATTCAAATAATATAACAAAACAAGCTATTAAGGATGCCTGCCTAGCATATAAAAA containing:
- a CDS encoding helix-turn-helix domain-containing protein, whose protein sequence is MIKTYKVMLLPNNKQKTKLKECAGVARWAYNWALATEQENYNNGGKFLNDRELRKRLTELKKTKEYSWLNDYSNNITKQAIKDACLAYK